A region of Ictidomys tridecemlineatus isolate mIctTri1 chromosome 4, mIctTri1.hap1, whole genome shotgun sequence DNA encodes the following proteins:
- the LOC101960657 gene encoding olfactory receptor 51A7, protein MSVFNFSEEGISTFFLIGIPGAEHVHLWVSIPICFMYLVAILGNGTILFFIKTENSLHEPMYYFLSMLAFSDLGLSISSLPTMLRVFLFNATGISTDACFAQEFFIHGFSAMESVVLLVMAIDRYIAIYNPLRYTSILTSDRVFKTGFAFATLCILLVLPFPFILKRLKFCKKSILSHSYCLHQDVMKLACSDNRINIIYGFFVALLSLLNLMFISVSYVLILKIVLGITSHKGRLKVLNTCISHVCAVFIFYVPIITLAALHRFAKNASPVIRVLIADLFLLVPPLMNPIVYSVKSQQIRNVILAKLCEKQH, encoded by the coding sequence AtgtcagtcttcaacttctctgAAGAGGGAATCTCCACCTTCTTCCTGATTGGAATCCCAGGGGCAGAGCATGTTCACCTGTGGGTCTCCATCCCCATTTGCTTCATGTACCTTGTTGCCATCCTGGGAAATGGCACCATCCTTTTTTTCATAAAAACAGAGAACTCCCTGCACGAGCCTATGTACTATTTCCTTTCCATGCTGGCATTCTCGGACCTGGGGCTGTCTATCTCCTCCCTTCCAACCATGCTGAGAGTCTTCTTGTTCAATGCCACAGGAATTTCCACAGATGCCTGCTTTGCACAGGAGTTTTTCATTCATGGGTTCTCAGCTATGGAATCAGTAGTGCTTTTGGTCATGGCCATTGATCGCTATATAGCCATCTACAACCCTTTGAGGTACACCTCCATCCTTACCAGTGACAGAGTCTTTAAAACTGGCTTTGCATTTGCCACCCTGTGTATTTTACTTGTTCTCCCATTCCCTTTTATTCTAAAGAGGCTGAAATTCTGTAAGAAAAGCATTTTGTCCCATTCATATTGCCTTCACCAGGATGTGATGAAGTTGGCCTGCTCAGACAACAGGATCAATATAATTTATGGATTTTTTGTGGCTCTTTTATCTCTATTAAACTTAATGTTCATTTCTGTGTCTTATGTGTTGATCCTGAAAATTGTCCTGGGCATTACCTCACACAAGGGTCGCCTCAAGGTCCTCAACACTTGCATTTCTCATGTCTGTGCTGTGTTCATCTTCTATGTGCCTATTATCACCTTGGCTGCCCTTCACCGCTTTGCCAAAAATGCCTCTCCAGTTATTAGAGTCCTAATAGCTGATCTCTTCCTGCTGGTTCCCCCTCTAATGAATCCCATTGTATACTCTGTGAAGAGTCAGCAGATTAGAAACGTGATCCTGGCAAAATTATGTGAGAAACAGCATTGA
- the Or51a4 gene encoding olfactory receptor 51A4, with translation MAITNTSYAEITTFLLVGMPGLEHAHIWISIPICSMYLIAILGNCTIIFIIKTEPSLHEPMYYFLSMLSLSDLGLSLSSLPTMLRIFLFNAPEISANACFAQEFFIHGFTALESSILLIMSFDRFLAIHNPLRYSSILTSVRVAQIGIVFSFKSILLVLPFPFTLRSLRYCKKSQLSHSYCLHQDVMKLSCSDNRIDVIYGFFGALCLMVDFMLIVVSYILILKTVLGIASRKEQLKALNTCVSHICAVVIFYLPIINLAIVHRFAQHVSPLINVLMANVLLLVPPLMNPIVYCVKTRQIRVRVVAKLCQKRI, from the coding sequence ATGGCCATTACCAACACATCATATGCTGAAATCACCACCTTCCTCTTGGTTGGGATGCCAGGGCTAGAACATGCACACATCTGGATCTCTATCCCTATTTGCAGCATGTATCTTATTGCTATTCTGGGAAACTGCACCATCATTTTCATCATCAAGACAGAGCCCTCCTTACATGAGCCTATGTACTATTTTCTTTCTATGTTGTCCCTGTCTGACTTGGGTTTGTCTTTGTCTTCTCTGCCTACCATGTTGAGGATCTTCTTGTTCAATgctcctgaaatttcagccaatgCCTGCTTTGCCCAGGAATTCTTCATCCATGGATTCACAGCACTGGAGTCTTCAATCCTCCTGATCATGTCATTTGACCGCTTCTTAGCCATCCACAACCCTCTGCGATATAGCTCCATCCTTACATCAGTCCGAGTTGCCCAAATAGGAATAGTGTTCTCCTTTAAGAGTATCCTCCTGGTTCTACCATTCCCCTTCACTCTGAGAAGCTTGAGATATTGTAAGAAAagccagctatcccattcctacTGCCTCCACCAGGATGTCATGAAATTGTCCTGTTCTGACAACCGAATCGATGTCATCTATGGCTTTTTTGGGGCACTCTGCCTTATGGTAGACTTCATGCTCATTGTTGTGTCTTACATCTTGATCCTCAAGACTGTGCTGGGAATTGCATCCCGGAAGGAGCAGCTCAAGGCCCTCAATACTTGTGTTTCACACATCTGTGCTGTGGTTATCTTCTATCTGCCAATCATCAACCTGGCCATTGTCCATCGCTTTGCCCAGCATGTCTCTCCCCTCATTAATGTACTCATGGCAAATGTTCTCTTACTTGTACCTCCATTGATGAACCCAATTGTTTATTGTGTGAAAACTAGGCAAATCAGGGTTAGAGTTGTAGCAAAATTGTGTCAGAAGCGGATATAA
- the LOC101977085 gene encoding olfactory receptor 51A4, giving the protein MSVLNTSEIEISTFCLVGIPGMEPASIWVSIPICLMYIAAILGNCTILLLIKTEPSLHEPMYYFLSMLAFSDLGLSLSSLPTMLRVFLFNAPEISPNACFAQEFFIHEFSAMESSVLLIMSFDRFIAICNPLRYMSILSSARVIQIGLAFSLKNVLLILPFPFTLKHLRYCKKKHLSHSYCLHQDVMKLACSDNKVNVVYGFFVALTGILDMTFIFMSYVLILKAVLSIASQRERLKVLNTCVSHICAVLIFYVPIISLAVVYRFAKHSSPIVRIFMADVFLMVPPLMNPIVYCVKSQQIRSLVLGKLCQKRS; this is encoded by the coding sequence ATGTCCGTCCTCAACACATCTGAAATTGaaatctctactttctgtttGGTCGGGATCCCAGGGATGGAGCCTGCTAGCATTTGGGTCTCCATCCCCATATGTCTCATGTACATTGCTGCTATCCTGGGGAACTGCACCATCcttcttttaataaaaacagaGCCATCTTTGCATGAACCCATGTATTATTTCCTCTCTATGTTGGCTTTCTCTGACctaggtctctctctctcctctctccctaccATGCTTAGGGTTTTCTTGTTTAATGCTCCAGAAATTTCTCCCAATGCCTGTTTTGCCCAAGAGTTTTTCATTCATGAATTCTCAGCTATGGAGTCATCTGTACTTCTCATCATGTCCTTTGATCGCTTTATTGCCATCTGTAACCCCCTGAGATACATGTCCATCCTTAGTAGCGCCAGAGTCATTCAAATTGGGCTtgctttttctctgaaaaatgttTTGTTGATCTTACCTTTCCCTTTCACTCTAAAGCATCTAAGATACTGTAAGAAGAAGCATCTGTCGCATTCCTATTGCCTCCATCAGGACGTCATGAAGCTGGCCTGTTCTGATAACAAGGTCAATGTCGTCTACGGCTTTTTTGTGGCTCTCACAGGCATCCTGGACATGACCTTTATTTTCATGTCCTATGTGCTGATTCTGAAGGCAGTGTTAAGCATAGCATCACAGAGGGAAAGGCTCAAGGTCCTCAATACCTGTGTCTCCCACATCTGTGCTGTGCTCATCTTCTATGTGCCCATTATCTCTCTAGCTGTCGTCTACCGGTTTGCCAAACACAGTTCTCCAATAGTTAGGATCTTTATGGCTGATGTTTTCCTGATGGTGCCTCCATTGATGAACCCTATTGTATACTGTGTGAAGAGCCAGCAGATAAGAAGTTTGGTCTTAGGGAAACTGTGCCAGAAGCGAAGCTGA